From Pristiophorus japonicus isolate sPriJap1 chromosome 1, sPriJap1.hap1, whole genome shotgun sequence, a single genomic window includes:
- the LOC139275770 gene encoding N-acetyltransferase ESCO1-like isoform X2, with translation MAAQKRKAAPAPSPASGSPRQKSGSTGGGPSTKKQRLEERTTSPQLGRFTKQSAAQPCRVSIKKASKLPRTTVKANRLSAKTTKLKGKETKMIIKKNERMAPLKKKSAKPLLKKSALLKSSHQKKTVIPPVSKRSDKVLPERKTTKKQNRVQTVGKSIPMKVSQKLLQSNRTSQSRLTQKYLHISKETSSKKLSLKMSSKVSQKTSISSKKKSLQTVINSSHLSKKNVKLQSKSTMNISKMKLAKKDVKSLSVTATTSKKEPVKKAVKRMICKSNRTKQLTSHKGIKTVINKVSSKKTSVKTQTSTKSLQKLQQTKTVRSKSSLHHLTGKDNFEADAVRPQTRSGQNHSKENVQQVVNSKLRSVTKQILNERQTRSSPRLSLNPLLSAKSFLATDNKSSAVPTQKKLIKRTFGDSCSKSPKNSMPLKKIMAVDSKLGRTKLEKVTKTPNEKAPKVAGKKVDGKRGRKTPATKVTTTPKEKDSNAAKTKPCVACERKTGLEKSENTPIDETSMTSETPQEKTKSSKPVPQDHSETKIKRAATLQSNGKKLDGQVQKLAKATNCSIKAIKGKSGVKSPAEKKQNKTLNNAPLNKKKLNNSVKGQLQGSKQSQKTIRKTNKNTISSPKTAMEIPCLQTDDNAKCRRQSILELCEEIAEEIASDTLDLTVKKEPAKIDENIQKEPEAITPEDVEKTKRTKLIYTSLNRFHFSGQKCVKRKLIEHHKYVTTRYTLQNKGNRWTRIKQVKTDPKKLTPINSTYNKFRNLQVRQAVSQVVVQTIKKVEKLPNRVPIQIKEENGITCEQHKSQTMFSQMEVGKDTNNGQKSSQNCTPEGIKKVVKLFNRKEDQAQMPKMETESEADESFRLHLESSPECSPEKNYVTALPLKPIKEQLEIESEGSLLKETVRTLFSNLDSSKTNNESVSLANQLTIAKNTPVTPEISVQKETKPMSNADGGLQQPNIDAGQKRIGAISCTTCGMLYAASIPEDEAQHFHFHKRFISAVKYVGWKKERILSEYPDGKIIMVLPDDPKYALKKHATRHHLSKNPTLHEVEKAIR, from the exons ATGGCAGCGCAGAAACGGAAAGCGGCCCCGGCCCCGAGCCCGGCAAGCGG GTCACCCCGGCAAAAAAGTGGCTCAACAGGAGGTGGACCTTCAACCAAAAAGCAACGTTTGGAGGAAAGGACAACATCGCCTCAACTTGGAAGATTTACAAAGCAGTCAGCTGCTCAACCATGTCGGGTATCCATTAAAAAAGCTTCAAAATTGCCTAGAACAACTGTTAAAGCGAACAGATTATCAGCAAAAACTACAAAGCTAAAGGGGAAAGAAACAAAGATGATcattaaaaaaaatgaaagaatGGCTCCTTTGAAGAAAAAGTCGGCTAAACCTTTACTTAAAAAAAGTGCATTACTGAAATCTTCTCATCAGAAGAAAACTGTAATTCCTCCAGTATCAAAGAGATCAGACAAAGTACTACCTGAAAGGAAAACCACAAAAAAACAGAACCGCGTCCAAACTGTAGGTAAATCAATTCCAATGAAGGTTTCACAGAAGTTACTTCAGAGTAATAGAACTTCTCAGTCACGACTTACACAAAAATATCTACATATTTCCAAAGAGACCTCCTCTAAAAAACTTTCCTTAAAAATGTCATCAAAAGTTTCACAAAAGACAAGTATATCatctaaaaaaaaatctcttcaaaCTGTGATAAATTCTTCACATCTGAGTAAGAAAAATGTGAAACTCCAATCTAAATCTACCATGAACATATCTAAGATGAAACTTGCAAAGAAAGATGTAAAGTCTTTGTCAGTAACTGCTACGACCTCGAAGAAGGAGCCTGTCAAAAAAGCAGTTAAACGTATGATATGCAAGAGTAATCGAACTAAACAATTAACCTCACATAAAGGTATTAAAACTGTGATAAATAAAGTTTCTTCAAAGAAAACTTCTGTAAAGACACAAACTAGCACAAAATCTCTACAGAAGCTTCAACAAACAAAGACAGTGAGGTCAAAGTCATCTCTGCATCACCTTACAGGTAAGGATAATTTTGAGGCTGATGCTGTAAGACCTCAAACCAGATCTGGTCAAAACCATTCAAAAGAGAATGTTCAACAGGTAGTAAATTCCAAGTTAAGATCTGTGACTAAGCAAATACTGAACGAAAGACAGACCAGGTCATCTCCGAGACTGAGTCTGAACCCTCTGTTATCAGCAAAATCTTTCCTTGCCACAGACAACAAATCTAGTGCAGTTCCCACTCAAAAGAAACTGATCAAAAGGACATTTGGTGATTCATGCTCTAAAAGTCCCAAGAATAGCATGCCTTTGAAAAAAATAATGGCAGTAGATAGTAAGCTTGGAAGAACTAAACTGGAGAAAGTTACAAAAACTCCAAATGAGAAGGCTCCAAAAGTTGCAGGAAAAAAAGTGGATGGTAAACGTGGGAGAAAAACTCCAGCAACGAAAGTTACAACAACTCCCAAAGAAAAAGACTCAAATGCTGCAAAAACAAAGCCATGTGTTGCATGTGAAAGAAAAACTGGACTGGAGAAATCAGAAAATACTCCTATTGATGAGACTTCAATGACTTCAGAAACTCCCCAAGAGAAAACTAAATCCAGTAAGCCAGTTCCTCAAGACCATTCTGAAACAAAAATCAAAAGAGCTGCAACATTACAAAGCAATGGGAAAAAATTGGACGGTCAGGTTCAGAAACTGGCAAAAGCAACAAATTGCAGTATCAAAGCTATTAAAGGAAAAAGTGGAGTAAAGTCACCTGCTGAAAAGAAACAAAATAAAACTCTGAATAATGCTCCACTAAAtaagaaaaaattaaataattcTGTGAAAGGACAACTGCAAGGTTCAAAACAATCTCAAAAAACTATTCGTAAAACtaataaaaatacaatttctaGTCCTAAAACAGCTATGGAAATCCCATGTCTGCAAACTGATGATAATGCTAAGTGTAGGCGTCAAAGTATTCTTGAGCTGTGTGAAGAAATTGCAGAAGAGATAGCCTCAGACACTCTTGATCTTACAGTGAAAAAAGAGCCTGCAAAGATAGATGAAAATATccaaaaagaaccagaagcgataaCGCCTGAAGACGTTGAGAAAACAAAGCGAACAAAGCTCATTTATACCAGTCTAAACAGATTCCACTTTTCAGGACAAAAATGTGTAAAACGTAAATTGATTGAGCATCATAAATATGTAACTACAAGATATACTTTACAAAATAAAGGGAACCGTTGGACTAGAATTAAGCAAGTTAAAACTGATCCAAAAAAGCTAACTCCCATCAATTCTACCTATAATAAGTTTAGAAATTTGCAGGTTAGGCAAGCAGTTTCACAAGTAGTAGTTCAAACAATTAAGAAGGTAGAGAAACTGCCAAATAGGGTGCCTATACAGATCAAAGAAGAAAATGGCATCACATGTGAGCAACATAAATCCCAAACTATGTTTTCTCAAATGGAAGTTGGAAAAGACACCAATAATGGTCAAAAGTCATCTCAAAACTGTACACCCGAAGGAATAAAAAAAGTAGTAAAATTATTTAACAGAAAAGAGGATCAGGCACAGATGCCAAAAATGGAGACTGAATCTGAAGCAGATGAG AGTTTCAGATTACATTTGGAGTCAAGTCCTGAATGTAGTCCAGAAAAAAACTATGTTACAGCATTACCACTGAAACCAATTAAGGAGCAAttggaaattgaatcagaag GGTCATTGTTGAAGGAAACCGTGCGGACTCTCTTCAGTAATCTAGATTCATCGAAGACGAATAATGAAAG TGTATCTTTGGCTAATCAGCTAACCATAGCGAAGAACACTCCAGTTACCCCTGAAATTTCTGTACAGAAAGAAACCAAGCCAATGAGCAATGCAGACGGAGGTCTTCAACAACCAAACATT GATGCTGGACAGAAAAGGATTGGAGCCATTTCTTGCACTACATGTGGAATGCTGTATGCAGCTTCTATTCCAGAAGATGAAGCTCAGCACTTTCACTTTCACAAACGTTTTATTAGTGCTGTAAAATATGTG